Genomic segment of Acidiferrobacteraceae bacterium:
TGCCTGGATCGGGGTCAACATAGGGAGAAACATATGAACAACGGGACGGTAGTGATTACGCGAATCTATCTGACCGAAGGAAAGGGGCAACTGGAGTCCATCATGGAGAAGTTGCATGATCAGGAGAAGGTGCGTGGCGTCACGGTATTCCGGGGCATCTCCGGATTTGGCCGCTCCGGCAAGATGCATTCCAGCAGTCTGCTGGATCTCTCCATGAATCTGCCGGTGGTGGTGGAGTTCTGGGATACGCCGGAAAAGATGAAACAGATTCTGGAGCATTTCTCGGCCTTCATGGAACCGGGCCACATCGTCAGCTGGACCGCGGAAGTAAACGAATAGACAGTCAATCACAATGATCGATCCGAAATTGATTCGAAGCGACCTGGAACAGGTTGCGAAACGACTGGCTCGGC
This window contains:
- a CDS encoding DUF190 domain-containing protein, producing MNNGTVVITRIYLTEGKGQLESIMEKLHDQEKVRGVTVFRGISGFGRSGKMHSSSLLDLSMNLPVVVEFWDTPEKMKQILEHFSAFMEPGHIVSWTAEVNE